A single window of Nicotiana sylvestris chromosome 5, ASM39365v2, whole genome shotgun sequence DNA harbors:
- the LOC104233360 gene encoding probable methylenetetrahydrofolate reductase (NADH), with product MKVIDKINESAKTDRVVFSFEFFPPKTEDGVDNLFERMERMVSHNPSFCDITWGAGGSTADLTLEIANRMQNMVCVETMMHLTCTNMPVEKIDHALETIKSNGIQNVLALRGDPPHGQDKFVQVEGGFACALDLVKHMRAKYGDYFGITVAGYPEAHPDVIPATGIATQETYENDLAYLKKKVDAGADLIVTQLFYDTDIFLKFVNDCRQIGITCPIVPGIMPINNYKGFLRMTGFCKTKIPADITAALEPIKDNEEAVKAYGIHQATEMCKKILATGIKTLHLYTLNMEKSALAILMNLGLIEESKISRPLPWRRPTNVFRVKEDVRPIFWANRPKSYISRTIGWDEYPHGRWGNAQNPSYGALSDYQFMRARSRDKKLQEEWAVALNSVEDIYERFMNYCLGKLRSCPWSELDGLQPETKIIDEHLGNINTKGFLTINSQPAVNGAKSDAPSIGWGGPGGYVYQKAYLEFFCSHEKLNALVEKCKAFPFLTYMAVNKEGNWISNANQTNVNAVTWGVFPGKEIVQPTVVDPASFMVWKDEAFEIWSRGWAQLFQESDPSRKLLEQVQNSYFLVSLVDNDYINGDLFAIFKDI from the exons ATGAAGGTAATTGACAAAATTAACGAATCCGCGAAAACTGACAGAGTAGTTTTCTCCTTTGAATTCTTTCCCCCAAAAACTGAAGATGGGGTTGATAATTTGTTCGAAAGAATGGAAAGAATGGTCTCACATAATCCCTCTTTCTGTGATATTACATGGGGTGCAG GTGGATCAACAGCAGATCTGACACTTGAGATTGCAAACAGAATGCAGAACATGGTTTGTGTTGAAACCATGATGCATTTGACTTGTACGAATATGCCTGTTGAGAAAATTGATCATGCCCTTGAAACTATCAAGTCTAATGGGATTCAAAATGTTCTTGCTCTTCGCGGTGATCCTCCTCATGGACAAGATAAGTTTGTTCAAGTTGAAGGTGGTTTTGCCTGTGCCTTAGATCTG GTAAAGCATATGCGGGCCAAGTATGGGGACTACTTTGGGATAACTGTTGCGGGTTACCCAG AGGCACATCCTGATGTTATACCTGCTACTGGAATAGCTACACAAGAGACATATGAAAATGACCTTGCCTATCTCAAAAAGAAG GTTGATGCTGGAGCTGATCTCATTGTCACTCAACTCTTCTATGATACTGATATTTTCCTCAAGTTTGTCAATGATTGTCGTCAAATTGGTATAACTTGTCCTATTGTCCCGGGAATCATGCCCATCAACAATTATAAGGGCTTCTTGCGCATGACTGGTTTTTGCAAAACCAAG ATCCCAGCAGATATTACAGCTGCCTTGGAACCGATTAAGGATAACGAAGAAGCTGTCAAAGCTTACGGAATTCACCAAGCGACCGAAATGTGCAAGAAGATTTTGGCCACTGGCATTAAGACCTTGCATCTTTATACATTAAACATGGAGAAATCAGCTCTAGCCATTTTGATG AATCTTGGATTGATAGAAGAGTCCAAAATTTCAAGGCCATTACCTTGGAGACGTCCTACAAATGTTTTCCGTGTTAAAGAAGATGTCCGTCCTATATTCTG GGCCAACCGTCCTAAGAGCTACATTTCAAGGACCATTGGTTGGGATGAGTATCCACATGGCCGATGGGGCAATGCTCAAAATCCATCATATGGAGCACTTAGTGATTATCAG TTCATGAGGGCACGTTCACGTGATAAGAAACTTCAAGAGGAATGGGCTGTTGCTCTCAACAGTGTGGAAGACATCTATGAG AGATTTATGAACTACTGTCTTGGGAAGCTGAGAAGTTGTCCTTGGTCTGAGTTAGATGGGCTTCAGCCAGAGACAAAGATCATCGATGAACATTTGGGTAACATAAACACGAAAGGTTTCCTGACTATTAACAGCCAACCAGCAGTTAATGGAGCAAAATCTGATGCTCCTTCTATTG GATGGGGCGGCCCTGGTGGATACGTTTATCAAAAGGCATACTTGGAGTTCTTTTGCTCTCACGAAAAATTGAATGCTCTTGTCGAAAAATGCAAGGCTTTCCCCTTCCTTACCTATATGGCTGTGAACAAGGAAGGAAACTGGATTTCCAACGCCAACCAAACCAATGTCAATGCTGTGACATGGGGAGTTTTCCCAGGTAAGGAGATTGTACAACCAACGGTGGTTGATCCCGCCAGCTTCATGGTATGGAAGGATGAGGCATTTGAAATCTGGTCAAGAGGTTGGGCTCAATTATTCCAAGAGAGTGATCCATCAAGAAAATTGCTTGAACAA GTTCAGAACAGTTACTTCTTGGTTAGCCTTGTCGACAACGATTACATCAATGGAGATTTGTTTGCCATCTTCAAGGATATCTGA